The window ACAATTTGTTTCAAGTACGACTTCTCAACTTTTTTCTTGTTCGAAAAAtagttcctcattgttttactGTCATACTTAGTTGTGTAACCAAAGTCCGTTACTTCTGTAAAACATCTAAGGTCAGTGATAAGGGCAAAATCCCTCAACCCAAAGTTCAGCCTCTCACCCTTTATCTCTGCTGTAAAAAAATGAGAACCGAATGCGTTCAATTCATACTTTATGAGAAGTTGAATTTCCTGATTTTAGATACATATTTTGGGCATGCAAAGAAAGTGCCTAAAACATATCTTCTTAAATAACTTTAACCCATTTTTAGACAATAACACCTTGATTTGGGAAGGAATAGCAGGGACAGATAATGTCTGGAACCTAGTGATGCCATAATCAACATCATGTGGTGCAAATGATATTCGATTCTGCACCAAAAGAAACAGTAAGTTAATAAAACATGTTTAaagaccaaaaaataaaataataacaattctACTACACTTTAGCTACAGCCAGAAAGAAATTAATACATTGCATAAAAATAAGTTACAAAATTAGTAAATATATATAACAACTGAACTACATTGAAGCTACAAATGCACTAACAAAATTATGTTTAGAGCAAAAAAGTAGAAACTAACAACTAGACATTATATATACAATTTgtttatagaaaatgaaattaaCATCTACAAATAAgcaaataataaccaataaaacCAACTACATCATGTAGTATATTCCCTAACAAAATTATTTCGAATAATATATAAGAAATCTACAATTTCTAGAAAAATGTAGAAAGGTTGATAATCAATAACAAATATACACAATGTAgacaaaatttctacaaatacagaaaaataaaaaataggtaTAGTCATGAGAATGAAAACATGTTTTGTAACtaaaacaaaagaacaaaaattgtAAATACTAAAACTTTACTTTCTCCAATGGCTGTTGGGGTATGTTTTTAGGAGATTTTTgaaccttcttcttttttgaatGTTTGACAGTAGGAGaaactttgatttttttttgcgGGTTTCGGGATAACTTCTTCTTCGACAAAATCATCATCACGAGCAATTTCTTTGCCCTTCCGCTTTACTGATTTAGCAGATGTCGAAGCTTCACCAGCATCCCTATCATGCTTGAGTTTTGTTCGAGCTTCTGCCCTAGCTTCAGGAGGGGAAAGCTTGGACTTTGTCTCTGATTTTGCATGTGTCGCTTTCACTGCTTTCTGGGTGAATCCTGTGAGAAAACACCCAATTCAAAAGTAGGAATATCACCAACATTAGTTTAGGGCTATTCTTCGGAAATCCTTTCTTCTTCATCGTAAGAGAATGAAAATTTTAAGCTGTTACTGATTTCGtaggattttgagagagaaatcAGAAAGTATGAGAGAGATTATAAAAGATTTTTGAACAAAAATGGAAGAGAGCGTTAATAGAGGGAGAGAGTATCAGAATCGTGGGGGGTATGGACAGAGAAACGTAAGGGGAGTGGGTTATGTACGTTAGCGAGATTATAGGAGTTAATTGATTCTCATTAAAGTCCTAAAATGTATATAATTAGTAAATTGTATATGcctatgtaattaaattgaaacttgagtagggagggtaataaagtttcaaatagtgtataggaaggtaaaaatcctttTTTTACAATGCACATAGGGATGGTAATTTGAGCTCAAATCGATCAACCTTCCCAATCCGCCAAGGTTGGGCTGCTCATTGACCCGGCCATTGTAGCCTCAGTCCATCTTGATCCAGCCCATCTAAAATTGAGCTGATTTTTTAGTTCAAATTGATCCATGAGCAACTTTGCTTAAATATCTTATAAATAATTCCTTTTTGTTTCATAagttatatatgaccataacaaaagaaaagaTGTCTTCTTTGGTAATTAAACAATTCATAAGAAATTAACATATAATAATTAAAGCCTGGTAAGAGTTGGGCAGGTTGGCCTATGACCCAAAGTTTAGCCTATCTTGACCTACCTCGTCTCGGCCCAAGTAACTTTTGGACGGGTCAATATTGACTCAGCATTTTTAACCCGCTCAAAATCAGCGCAGCCCGCACATTTGACACCCTCTAAATACACCCCACAGATTACTGGGTTAAATGCACCAagaacaactattaagactatTGTTTAAAAAGTAATCTTGAATGCACATTTTATCAAACCTGGAACTGAAAGATAGGGAAAAATTCAAGAGTACGATGAAGAGGTAAAACTTGTACCCTTTTAGCAAACTGATTTCAAGCTTTGGATGACCAAAAACCGAGAGAAATCCAAAGCTTGGCAGGTGAAATAGCACTACTTCTTTGCACGCCCCTAGTGTCAGCAAGAATGCAGTCTCTCCAGACGGGGTTAAAACAATTACAGACGTAGTAATATACTTATAATTCACGTCATTACATAATGTCGTACAGAGAAGGACTGATGCTATTCATAATGAATGAAAAGGCTATGAGATGATTGAATTTGCACAAGAAAAAAGTGACTCATTTGAACAGTAAAACAGCTTAGTCACATCATTCAAAACAACTTCTTTTTAGGCCTTACTATCCGGATGATGCCACGTACATGCTACCATGTGAGATCATCAACAGCAGCCGGCTCCACTCAACATAACCTTATAACTCAAGAGACTACAATCAGATATAATACAAATTTATTATGTCACAGCTAACAAGATGTCAACCGGATTGCTCTCTTTCTAGGTTCCATCTCCTTTGTTTGAAAACATCTCAATATTAGAAGACGTCTGGATGGAAGCGTCCAGGGATAGAGTTGCGTTGCTGAGCCTGCTGCAAATGCATTTTCATAGCATAATTGTTGACCTGCAATGATGAATATGAAATCAGGAAGTCTAACCTGAATACGTCTATATATGAAGCAGGATGATAGTTACGATGTATTACACTAGGCTATCCGCATGCACTGCAAGCAAACTTGCATCAACGATACAAATACAGgagtaaataaaattaaaatttgatgTCTCGCTATGGTTGTAAATGAAACACATCTCCATGTAGAGTGCGTTAAAGCAAGAAAATTAATATATGAAGATCCAGCTTTTACCTCAAGAGTTCTCAATTCCTCTTGATATTGAACAATCAACCGCTTCAGATGCTGTGCTTCCTCATTCCTAACATCGTACTCCTTTTGACGTTCATGTTGGATTGCCACTGCACGTTTGAGAATGGCATTGTCTCGAAGAATCATTTCTATTTGCTCCTTCAGTATCATATTTTCCTGGAAATATCAGGCATGGTGAACATCAGAAAATGATAGGCAAAAGTCAATAAACTAGAATGTCGAAAAGGTAAATTTGCAAACATGAGTATCTGCGAGCTCATGAAATAAAGCAAAGAGAATGCATTGGAGAGCCAACAACATGGGCATTCCCAAAACAGTTTTCTAGCATAACTCTTCTGAGCATAATAAGTAAATGCACCAGAAAAGTATGTGAATATCGCCGGCGCAGTTGCTAGAAGTGAAATATCATCCCACAACTCCTTGGCAGGAAATTAGTCGTCTGGCAAAATCAACGAACTACAACATACACAAATATATGATACCAaccttttgaaaattttgagctGCTTCTGCACTACCTGCACTAATAGATTTCTCTAAGCTCTCCAACACTCTTGATGCGCGAGCCCTAGCATCATCTATGCTTGTAGCACTCATCATTTCCCTCACAAACAGCTCCACCCATTCTGCACCATCAGCCGGAAGATCATTTAGGACAGAAGTAATGGGCTCTGTACCTGCAAATTTTTGCATGCAATTTTTTTTTCTGATGAAGTAAGATGTTGCATtaaaggcatcaagaagatgcaaaaagTACAAGAAAGAAGTTCAGTTTGCTCCTAATACAAAAAATTTCTAGGTCAGAGCTTGGAGCTAAACCAAAAGGAAAAAACTGGCTTTTAAGCCATAGTGAGAGA is drawn from Nicotiana tabacum cultivar K326 chromosome 22, ASM71507v2, whole genome shotgun sequence and contains these coding sequences:
- the LOC107808852 gene encoding uncharacterized protein LOC107808852 isoform X2, giving the protein MSAIVCGKRSFFEDLQSPSPTSASPPISKKLRCSSTSPIRLPSSSPPPLQMAVIDQLRALFPDMNSQLLEKALEECGNDLDAAITRLHGLHVRYAEENSTASEADGEMDSEWVELFVREMMSATSIDDARARASRVLESLEKSISAGSAEAAQNFQKENMILKEQIEMILRDNAILKRAVAIQHERQKEYDVRNEEAQHLKRLIVQYQEELRTLEVNNYAMKMHLQQAQQRNSIPGRFHPDVF
- the LOC107808852 gene encoding uncharacterized protein LOC107808852 isoform X1, whose translation is MSAIVCGKRSFFEDLQSPSPTSASPPISKKLRCSSTSPIRLPSSSPPPLQMAVIDQLRALFPDMNSQLLEKALEECGNDLDAAITRLHGLHVRYAEENSTASEADGEMDSGTEPITSVLNDLPADGAEWVELFVREMMSATSIDDARARASRVLESLEKSISAGSAEAAQNFQKENMILKEQIEMILRDNAILKRAVAIQHERQKEYDVRNEEAQHLKRLIVQYQEELRTLEVNNYAMKMHLQQAQQRNSIPGRFHPDVF